One window of the Oncorhynchus mykiss isolate Arlee chromosome 5, USDA_OmykA_1.1, whole genome shotgun sequence genome contains the following:
- the LOC110524403 gene encoding glypican-1, giving the protein MDFLQALLFFFLSAVPLSADNANSKARSCLDVRQFYSGKGFTLNGVPQTEISGEHLRICPQGYTCCTSAMEETLSNLSRREFEGLVREAGRSLQASLNTQYRSFDTYFTDLLNRSERSLQESFLATLGSLYSKNAPVFQDLYADLRRYYRGSAVNLEETLNDFWARLLERLFKASSLPQYTLTDDYLECVAKQTETLRPFGDVPRDLKPKVTRAFVAARSFVQGLTVSGEVVRKVSQVPLSPECTRAMMKLVYCPHCRGLASVKPCANYCRNVMKGCLANQADLDTEWQNLVDTMLQVASSFSADPSVDVVIYSLPIRISEAILYMQENTEVFTSKVFQACGTPRVADTQSSGSEERKKRVNPASTAMEYKPSPTVGVPLEMQISDVSSKLREMQQYWVQLPAALCNSKVAAGAAGDKCWNGMTKARYLPEVMGDGLASQINNPEVEIDITKPDMTIRQQIMQLKIMTNRLRNALNGNDVDFQDASDDISGSGSGMCTGESCARSGPRVIVPKTDSTRYYNPPENKKVKGTGTQTHPSILLPLLSLATLLLRR; this is encoded by the exons GTGAGCACCTGCGCATCTGTCCCCAGGGGTACACCTGCTGTACCAGTGCCATGGAGGAGACCCTGTCCAACCTGAGTCGCAGGGAGTTTGAGGGGCTGGTCAGAGAGGCAGGGCGCTCGCTACAGGCCTCCCTCAACACACAATACAGGAGCTTCGACA cgTACTTCACAGACCTCTTGAACAGATCCGAGCGTTCCCTTCAAGAGTCCTTCCTGGCCACGCTGGGCTCTCTCTACTCCAAGAACGCCCCTGTGTTCCAGGACCTGTACGCTGACCTGCGTCGCTACTACCGTGGCTCCGCTGTCAACCTGGAGGAGACGCTCAACGACTTCTGGGCACGGCTGCTGGAGCGCCTGTTCAAGGCCTCCTCCCTCCCGCAGTACACCCTCACTGACGACTACCTGGAGTGTGTGGCCAAGCAAACGGAGACCCTGCGGCCCTTTGGGGACGTCCCCCGTGACCTCAAGCCCAAGGTCACCAGGGCCTTCGTGGCGGCGCGGTCATTCGTCCAGGGCTTGACTGTCAGTGGGGAGGTGGTCCGCAAAGTTTCCCAG GTTCCTCTGAGCCCAGAGTGTACCCGTGCTATGATGAAGCTTGTGTACTGCCCCCACTGTAGAGGCCTGGCCTCCGTCAAGCCCTGTGCCAACTACTGCAGAAACGTCATGAAGGGCTGCCTTGCCAACCAGGCCGACCTGGACACCGAGTGGCAGAACCTCGTCG ACACCATGCTGCAGGTGGCGTCTAGTTTCAGTGCTGACCCCAGTGTGGATGTGGTCATCTACTCCCTCCCCATCCGCATCTCAGAGGCCATCCTCTACATGCAGGAGAACACAGAGGTCTTCACCAGCAAG GTGTTCCAGGCCTGTGGGACCCCCAGGGTGGCAGACACACAGAGCTCAGGGTctgaggagagaaagaagagagtgaACCCTGCCAGCACCGCAATGGAGTACAAACCCAGCCCCACCGTAGGGGTCCCACTGGagatgcag ATATCTGATGTGTCCAGTAAGCTGCGGGAGATGCAGCAGTACTGGGTCCAGCTGCCAGCTGCTCTGTGCAATAGTAAAgtggcagcaggagcagctggTGACAAGTGTTGGAATGGCATGACCAAGGCCAG GTATCTTCCTGAGGTGATGGGTGACGGCCTGGCCAGCCAGATCAATAACCCCGAGGTGGAAATTGACATCACCAAGCCAGACATGACTATCCGCCAGCAAATCATGCAGCTGAAGATCATGACCAACCGGCTGAGGAACGCCCTCAACGGCAACGACGTGGACTTCCAGGATGCCA GTGATGACATCAGCGGTTCAGGAAGTGGAATGTGTACAGGCGAGTCATGTGCTCGTAGCGGACCTCGTGTCATTGTGCCCAAAACAGACAGCACCAGATACTACAATCCTCCTGAGAACAAGAAGGTGAAGGGCACAGGAACCCAGACCcacccctctatcctcctccccctgctctcATTGGCCACACTGCTGCTCAGGCGATAA
- the ankmy1 gene encoding ankyrin repeat and MYND domain-containing protein 1 codes for MATSTSVAPGASVRCGVQAGREHWTNIKAGREKRNGPGVQQWSDGSKYEGEFVNDLKHGTGVFTWTNGEFYDGSFYKDYRHGNGTYSWPAGFKFVGKFYLNRKEGYGIQTFPDGTTFQGLYHADERFGPGVVTYPDGHQDVGLWHRERLLRLCTALEGGFTLQAFPEHMAQINCKKEPKNQSQSSAKGPETKAKPGTREVGMDPLLSPYHELLQDEHFILPPDMDRYSTDSDHLPVPWGLRKELDLQFFGEHCDNPDTNPDVSAALPLQQRMQAHIHRHRFEVEALDWDVEAVLSENRQRFGPKGSLELNSEGLIQEASLGDPQSVYRILRDGKIHPDVGDARGHTALIAATVNCHNDVIHLLLDSGADVNKLNCEGMSALAVCNVLYYPIQSLHETVAEKVPQKTHAKSQAVKARSPSVNSPQSSIVEATKNRAQTTKQADQPNQADDTAPKGHTNQADNEAMDRGQCNDSQVSLCNGQGYCQEEADQDEDEQYLQECSDQAALDLDRMDMIVVRERRSIQVLDGNIPLGCVPWHEGGGSYDLTQQQQEEGEAGSEEDRRRRERRGSLMADPAFDSARSLASFHIHVTEEVMQKTAEALSRSGLVPHADTQETVRKMALMKTEHRGRWTTMKLLLDRGADPNASSVPMPVLFLAIKAGHIQAVRLLLECGARTDMCLPSEQRGFYPLHIAAALPGAEGPKITELLLHAVADPDVTAQDAHEVFKLDKNPVEPQAGFGNKSSTSSGPPSQFYMAPSVPPEEGGRTPLHMACQRDKDYTNAREVVSLLLSHKASTNLLWSGHSPLSLAIASGNDLAVDELLAGGADPNLPLTRRVGSALCAMTNISYDCAAHLRNRTKLLEKLMKAGANILMPVVVGEGRRCAVGTAVDYAHYAFHQDWRIAHTPYHALNQREREAYNARRQILSVMGDLLRQAVIRMERQRVEREQGLGISSVSPTEKFVYTGAGATPPWNKAARAVLSEEQDSTESLPQQIEQQQRAEQRRGSKAVIVRKPLFKYCYQCGRSVGVVLIACSRCHEVFYCSKTCKMKAWNDRHKDECVRVPAKPKDPNSSMRKAKSSEGSQDPATRRRFLGAGAKTKTGQLNLAQKLSESHYGTLKENYSFI; via the exons ATGGCGACTTCTACAAGCGTTGCACCTGGGGCATCTGTCAGATGTGGAGTGCAGGCAGGTAGAGAGCATTGGACTAACATTAAAGCTGGACGTGAAAAGAGAAATGGACCTGGGGTTCAGCAGTGGTCTGACGGATCTAAATATGAAGGAGAATTTGTGAATGATTTGAAGCACGGCACAGGAGTCTTCACCTGGACAAATGGAGAG TTTTATGATGGCTCATTCTACAAAGATTATCGTCATGGAAATGGGACTTATTCCTGGCCAGCAGGCTTCAAATTTGTGGGAAAGTTTTATTTGAACCGGAAAGAGGGCTATGGCATTCAGACCTTCCCTGATGGCACCACCTTTCAG GGGTTGTACCATGCAGACGAGCGCTTTGGGCCAGGTGTGGTGACATACCCAGATGGACATCAGGACGTGGGTCTATGGCACCGGGAGAGGCTGCTGAGGCTGTGCACTGCTCTGGAGGGGGGCTTCACTCTCCAAGCCTTCCCAGAACACATGGCTCAGATCAATTGCAAGAAGGAGCCTAAGAACCAGTCCCAGAGCTCAGCCAAGGGGCCAGAGACCAAGGCCAAGCCTGGTACCAGGGAGGTTGGCATGGACCCACTTCTCTCTCCTTACCATGAGCTGCTGCAGGACGAACACTTCATCCTGCCCCCAGACATGGACCGCTACTCCACAGACTCGGACCACCTGCCTGTGCCCTGGGGGCTGCGTAAGGAGCTGGACCTGCAATTCTTCGGCGAGCACTGTGACAACCCAGATACTAACCCTGATGTCTCAGCAGCTTTACCACTGCAGCAGCGCATGCAGGCTCACATCCATAGGCACAG ATTTGAGGTGGAGGCCCTGGACTGGGACGTGGAGGCTGTTCTGTCTGAGAACCGGCAAAGGTTTGGCCCTAAGGGATCTCTGGAGCTCAACTCAGAGGGCCTCATCCAGGAGGCCTCGCTGGGTGACCCGCAGAGTGTCTATCGCATCCTACGGGATGGTAAGATACACCCTGATGTTGGCGATGCCCGAGGACACACAGCACTCATTGCAGCTACG GTCAACTGCCATAATGATGTGATCCACCTGCTCCTGGACAGCGGAGCAGATGTGAACAAGCTCAACTGTGAGGGCATGTCTGCTCTGGCTGTTTGTAATGTCCTATACTACCCAATCCAGTCACTCCATGAGACAGTTGCAGAGAAGGTCCCACAAAAGACCCACGCAAAATCACAG GCTGTCAAAGCCCGGTCCCCATCAGTGAACAGTCCTCAGAGCAGCATAGTGGAAGCCACCAAAAACAGAGCCCAGACCACCAAACAGGCTGACCAGCCCAATCAGGCTGACGACACTGCTCCAAAGGGCCACACCAACCAGGCTGATAACGAGGCTATGGACCGTGGCCAGTGTAATGACAGTCAAGTGTCCCTTTGCAATGGCCAGGGTTATTGTCAGGAAGAGGCTGACCAGGATGAGGATGAACAGTACCTCCAGGAATGCAGTGACCAGGCTGCCCTGGACCTAGATCGCATGGACATGATAGTGGTGAGGGAAAGGCGCTCCATCCAGGTGCTGGATGGGAACATCCCACTGGGCTGTGTCCCCTGGCATGAGGGGGGTGGCTCTTATGATCTGacccagcagcagcaggaggagggagaggccgGATCAGAGGAGGaccggaggaggagggagaggagaggcagccTTATGGCTGACCCAGCGTTTGACTCGGCCCGCTCCCTGGCCAGCTTCCACATCCATGTCACGGAGGAGGTCATGCAGAAGACGGCCGAGGCCTTAAGCCGATCGGGCCTGGTACCACATGCTGACACCCAGGAGACCGTCCGCAAGATGGCCCTCATGAAGACCGA GCACCGGGGACGGTGGACCACCATGAAGCTGCTACTGGACAGGGGAGCAGACCCTAACGCCTCCAGTGTGCCCATGCCTGTCCTCTTCCTGGCCATCAAGGCAGGCCACATCCAAGCTGTCAGGCTTCTGCTGGAGTGTGGAGCACGCACTGATATGTGCCTGCCTTCAGAA CAAAGGGGTTTCTACCCCCTGCACATCGCCGCAGCTCTCCCCGGGGCGGAGGGCCCCAAAATCACTGAGCTGCTGCTGCACGCCGTGGCAGACCCAGATGTCACCGCCCAAGACGCTCACGAGGTGTTTAAGCTGGACAAG AACCCAGTGGAGCCCCAGGCTGGTTTTGGGAATAAGTCTTCCACGTCGTCCGGCCCCCCGTCTCAGTTCTATATGGCCCCCAGTGTTCCCCCAGAAGAGGGGGGCAGGACTCCTCTGCACATGGCCTGTCAGAGAGACAAGGACTACACT AATGCTAGGGAGGTTGTGTCACTGCTCCTCTCCCACAAGGCAAGCACCAATCTTCTGTGGAGTGgccattctcccctctctctagctATTGCTAGCGGCAACGACTTG GCTGTTGATGAGCTGTTGGCTGGGGGTGCTGACCCCAACCTCCCCCTGACCCGCCGGGTGGGTAGTGCCCTCTGTGCCATGACCAATATCAGCTACGACTGTGCGGCTCACCTCCGCAACAGAACCAAGCTG CTGGAGAAACTGATGAAGGCTGGTGCCAACATACTGATGCCAGTGGTGGTTGGTGAGGGCCGCAGGTGTGCTGTGGGCACCGCTGTGGACTACGCCCACTATGCATTTCACCAG GACTGGCGCATTGCCCACACTCCGTACCATGCCCTgaaccagagggagagagaggcatacaATGCCCGCAGACAGATCCTCAGCGTGATGGGAGACCTGCTGCGTCAGGCAGTCATCAGGATGGAGAGACAGCGTGTAGAGAGGGAGCAGGGCCTGGGCAtcagca GTGTTAGTCCCACAGAGAAGTTTGTGTACACTGGAGCAGGAGCCACTCCTCCCTGGAACAAGGCAGCCAGAGCAGTTCTCTCTGAGGAGCAGGACAGCACAGAGTCTCTCCCTCAGCAGATAGAACAGCAGCAGAGGGCAGAGCAGAG ACGGGGAAGTAAGGCAGTCATTGTCAG GAAGCCCCTGTTTAAATACTGCTACCAGTGTGGCCGTTCTGTGGGTGTGGTCCTGATCGCCTGCAGCCGCTGTCACGAGGTATTCTACTGTAGCAAGACGTGCAAGATGAAGGCCTGGAACGACCGCCACAAGGATGAGTGTGTCCGTGTACCAG cTAAGCCCAAAGACCCAAACAGCTCTATGAGGAAGGCCAAAAGCAGCGAGGGCTCTCAGGATCCAGCCACTCGGAGACGATTTTTAGGAGCCGGGGCCAAAACCAAGACGGGCCAGCTCAACCTGGCCCAGAAACTCTCAGAGAGCCACTATGGAACCCTGAAAGAGAACTACAGCTTCATCTGA